ATGATGTGCGTCGTCTACGACGACGAGGTGACCGACGAAGGGGCCGTCGCCGACGATGTCTCCGACTACGGCTACGAGGCGGCGCCGACTGGGAACGAAGCCGACGGCGACGACCAGGAGGCGGTCGGGCGCCTGCTGGTCGGCGGCTTCTTCGGGATGATGGTCATGGCGTGGTACGTCCTCTTCCTCTACCCCGTCTACCTCGGCGTCGCCCCCGACTCGCTGCTGGTCGACCTCGACGGGCCGGCCGGCGGGTTCCTCCTCGCGAACGTCTGGGCGATGGCGACGGTCGTCCTCGGGTACACGGGCGCGCCCCTGCTCCGGGGCGCCGCAGTGAGCCTGCGGGTTCGCGAGCCGAACATGGATCTGCTGGTCGCCGTCGCGGCGGTCACCGCCTACACCTACAGCACGCTCGCGATGACTCTGGGCCACACGGATCTCTACTTCGACGTGGCCGTCGTCGTCGTGCTGGCAGTGACCGTCGGCGACTACTATCGCGACCGCGTCCGCCGGCGTGCGACCGGACGGCTCTCGGAGGCCGCCGAGGAGCGGGTCGACACGGCGCGGCGCCGGACGCCCGAGGGGACCGAGTCCGTCTCGCGCGACGCGGTGGCGGGCGGGGACGAACTCGTCGTCCGCGGGGGCGAGCGCGTCCCCGTCGACGGCACCGTCGCCGAGGGCACCGCCGCCGTCGACGAGTCGCTCGTCACCGGCGAGTCCCTGCCCGTCTCGAAGGAACCCGGCGACGAGGTGGTCGGCGGGGCCACCGTCACCGACGGCGGTCTGGTGGTCCGCGCCGACCCGGACCCGACGAGCACCGCCGACCGGCTCGTCGAGACGCTCTGGGCCGTCCAGAGCGGATCGCCGGGCGCCCAGCGACTCGTCGACCGTATCGCCGCCGCGTTCGTCCCGCTGGTCTTCGTCCTTGCGGTCGGCACGACCGCCGTCCACCTCGCGCTGGGGGCCGCACCGACGGCCGCGCTGCTGACCGGGCTGACCGTCCTCGTCGTCTCCTGTCCCTGCGCGCTCGGGTTGGCCACGCCGATGGCCGTCGCGGCCGGCATCCGCGACGCTCTCGCGGCGGGCGTCGTCATCACCGACAGCTCGGCGCTGGAGACGGCCCCCGAGGTCGAGACGGTCGCGTTCGACAAGACCGGGACGCTGACCACCGGGGCGATGACCGTCCGCGAGGTGGTCGGCGACGAGGAGACGCTCGCGCTCGCGGCCGCGGTCGAACAGTTCGCCACCCACCCCGTCGCCGAGGCGATAGTCGCGGCCGGGACGCTCCCCGACGACCCTGTCACCGACTTCGAGACCCACCCCGGACGGGGAGTCGAGGCGACCGTCGGTGACCGGACGGTCCTCGTCGGCGACGCCGCGCTGTTCGACGAGCGCGACTGGCCGGTCCCGGAGGACGTGGCCCTCGCCTACGAGGACGCGCCGGCCGACGCCGTCCCGAGTTACGTCGGCTGGGACGGCCGCGTCCGCGGCGCGGTCGTCGTCGGCGACGAGGTGCGCGACGACTGGGCGGCGGTCGTCGACGACCTGGCCGCCGACAGACGGGTGGTCGTGATCACCGGCGACGACCGGGCGGCCGCGCGGCGGTTCGAGACCCATTCGAACGTGGACGAGGTGTTCGCCGGCGTCCCGCCGGAGGCGAAGGCCGCGGTCGTCGACCGCCTCGCGGCCGATGGACCGGTCGCGATGGTCGGCGACGGGAGCAACGACGCGCCGGCGCTGGCCGCCGCCGACCTGGGGATCGCGATGGAACGCGGGACGCGCCTGGCCGTCGACGCCGCCGACGTGGTCGTCACCCGCGACTCGCTGGCCCCGCTCCCCGCCGCCTTCGCGACGACCGAGGGGACCCGCCGACGCGTCCGCGAGAACCTCGGCTGGGCGTTCCTGTACAACGCGGTCGCGCTCCCGCTGGCCGTCCTCGGCGTGCTCAACCCGCTCGTTGCCGCCGTCGCCATGGCGACCAGTAGCCTCCTCGTGGTTCTCAACTCGACGCGTCCGGTCGACGGCTAGCCGTCCCGCTCGCCCGACCCGGGTCGGCCGGTCTCGACGGGGACGCCGACCAGATTGCCCCACTCGGTCCACGAACCGTCGTAGTTGCGGACCGAGGGATAGTCCAGCAGCTCGGAGAGGACGAACCACGTCAGTGACGAGCGCTCGCCGATGCGGCAGTAGACGACGACGCTCCGGTCGGGGGTGACGCCGCGGTCGCGGTAGAGCGCCGCGAGTTCGGCTCGCGATTTGAACCGGCCGTCGGGCGCGACGTTCACCGACCAGACGACGTTGACCGCGCCGGGGACGTGCCCGCCGCGCTGGGCGAACTCGTCCATCCCGGGCGGTGCGACGACGGTCCCGTCGAACTCCTCGGGCAGTCGCACGTCGATCAGCGCCGTCCGGTCGTCGACCGCCCGCGCCACGTCGTCGCGGTACGCCCGGACGTGTTCGAAGGGGCCGGTCGGCTCGTACGTGCGGGCCGTGAACGACGGGACCTCGGTCGTTGTCGGTCGGTCCGACTCGACCCAGTGTTCGCGCCCGCCGTCGAGCAGGTACGCGTCGTCGTGGCCGTAGTAGGTCAACAGCCAGTAGAAGTGCGCGGCGAACCAGTTGGCGTTGTCGCCGTAGGCGACGACCGTCGTCCCTTCGGTGATACCGTGGTCGCCGAGGAGATCCGCGAACGCCCGCGCCGACGGCACGTCCCGCCGTCGGTCGTGTTGCAGGTCCGACCGCCAGTCGAGCCCGACCGCCCCCGGGAGGTGTCCCTCGTCGTAGAACCCGGTGTTCAGGTCCACCTCGACGAGTCGCAAGGACGGGTCGTCGGATCGCGCCTCCGGCAGTCGCTCGGCGACCCACTCCGGGGAGACGAGCGCGTCCGACCGATCGGTTCGTGTCGTGCGTCCGGTCATTGCTGTCGGGCGACCGCCGGGTGGTCCGCGCGCCAGCGGTCACGTGGTGTCCACTCCCGATGGACCTGCCGGGGATAAATACCGGCTTGTCCCGTGACAACCGCCGCCCGGGCCGCCCGCGGGTTGTCCTGCGACAAGACAGGTTACAACCGACCCGAGCCGAACGGCACCCAGTATGAAGGGTCTTGAAGTCGGCACCGCGCTCGCGACCGGAACGGGGGACGGGTCGCTCCTGGCCGCGACAGCCGTGAGCGGGCTCGTCACCGTGCTCGCGGCGGGCGCCGTGTACTTTTACGGGTGGCGGACGCCGCCGGAACCGTCGTTCGAGGGAGTGAGACGCGAAGAGCCCGCCGAGCCGGCGGTCGCCGGCGGTCGCGGCGGCCCGATGTACGAGTCCGAGGTGGCCGAGGCCGAGACCGAATCGGTCGACCACGACGCGTTCGACCCGGTCGGGACGGCGGCGATTTTGGCCGTCTACTTCCTGGTCATCACGCTAACGTGGCTGTTCATGTACTTCGTGGAGTTCCTCGGGAACGGACCGACGGTGGTGGGCTGAGATGCACGTCCACAGGTTCGAGCGGGTCTGGCTCGTCGCCGCGCTCGGCATGATCGTCCTGTTCGTCGGGACGGTCACCTACGGCGCCGTCGTCGCGGGCTACGGGATGGTCGACGCCGAGGGCGGCCAGGTCGACACGACGGATCCGGCCGCGAGCGAGGACTTCCGCGAGCCGGGCGTCTACGAGGGGAGCGAACCCGGTCACTACGACGTGTACGTCGAGACGCGACGGTTCGCGTTCGTCCCCGGGACCGCCGATCCGATCCGGGTGCCGGCCAACAGCACCGTGACGTTCCACGTCGCCAGCGTCGACGTGCTCCACGGCTTCGAGGTCGCGGGCACGAACATCAACACGATGGCGATCCCCGGCCAGAAGGCCGTCGTCACCGCCGAGTTCGACGAGCCCCGCGAGTACGGGCTCGTCTGTAACGAGTACTGCGGCGAGGGCCACCACGACATGGCCGGGACGCTCGAAGTGGTCCCCGAGCCGGAGTTCGACGCGAGCACGGAGGTGCAGTGACGATGGCCCACGCACACGACGAACGGACGGGCGAACCGACCGAACGGAGCGAACTGCCGACCGACGAGCGCCTCGCGTTCGTCGACGAGTACCCGTCGGCCGCACGGATCACCCGCCTCTGTTTCGGCGTCTCCTTCGGCGCCCTACTCGTCGGCGCACTACTGGGGATCGTCCAAGCGCTCCACCGGACCAACGTCTTCCGCGGCGTGATCGAGTCCAGTGACTACTACTCGGTGCTGACCGGCCACGGCGTCCTGCTCGCGCTGTTTTTCACGATCTTCTTCCTCTCGGGCGCGTTCACCTGGGGGACGACTCGGAGCCTCGGCCGGGACCTCCCGAACCCGCGGTTCTCGATGGCCTGGTTCGGTCTCCAACTCGGCGGCGCCGTCGCCGTCGCGACGGCCATCTTCGGCGGCTTCGTCGGCGAGATTCCCTTCGAGGCCGACGTGCTCTACACCTTCTACGCGCCGCTGCAGGCCCACCCGCTATTCTACGCGGGGCTGGCGGCGTGGCTCGTCGGCACCTGGCTCGCCGGCGCCGACTGGATCCGCTCGTATCTGCGCTGGCGGAGC
The window above is part of the Halosimplex rubrum genome. Proteins encoded here:
- a CDS encoding heavy metal translocating P-type ATPase — protein: MTECTLCGLPTPDSPHAADDVEGAFCCRGCLEVARTLDGAPAEADPDALDDGPAVEEADGERAYLDVSGMHCATCESFLEATATDATGVRAAEASYTSGMMCVVYDDEVTDEGAVADDVSDYGYEAAPTGNEADGDDQEAVGRLLVGGFFGMMVMAWYVLFLYPVYLGVAPDSLLVDLDGPAGGFLLANVWAMATVVLGYTGAPLLRGAAVSLRVREPNMDLLVAVAAVTAYTYSTLAMTLGHTDLYFDVAVVVVLAVTVGDYYRDRVRRRATGRLSEAAEERVDTARRRTPEGTESVSRDAVAGGDELVVRGGERVPVDGTVAEGTAAVDESLVTGESLPVSKEPGDEVVGGATVTDGGLVVRADPDPTSTADRLVETLWAVQSGSPGAQRLVDRIAAAFVPLVFVLAVGTTAVHLALGAAPTAALLTGLTVLVVSCPCALGLATPMAVAAGIRDALAAGVVITDSSALETAPEVETVAFDKTGTLTTGAMTVREVVGDEETLALAAAVEQFATHPVAEAIVAAGTLPDDPVTDFETHPGRGVEATVGDRTVLVGDAALFDERDWPVPEDVALAYEDAPADAVPSYVGWDGRVRGAVVVGDEVRDDWAAVVDDLAADRRVVVITGDDRAAARRFETHSNVDEVFAGVPPEAKAAVVDRLAADGPVAMVGDGSNDAPALAAADLGIAMERGTRLAVDAADVVVTRDSLAPLPAAFATTEGTRRRVRENLGWAFLYNAVALPLAVLGVLNPLVAAVAMATSSLLVVLNSTRPVDG
- a CDS encoding sulfurtransferase, which codes for MTGRTTRTDRSDALVSPEWVAERLPEARSDDPSLRLVEVDLNTGFYDEGHLPGAVGLDWRSDLQHDRRRDVPSARAFADLLGDHGITEGTTVVAYGDNANWFAAHFYWLLTYYGHDDAYLLDGGREHWVESDRPTTTEVPSFTARTYEPTGPFEHVRAYRDDVARAVDDRTALIDVRLPEEFDGTVVAPPGMDEFAQRGGHVPGAVNVVWSVNVAPDGRFKSRAELAALYRDRGVTPDRSVVVYCRIGERSSLTWFVLSELLDYPSVRNYDGSWTEWGNLVGVPVETGRPGSGERDG
- a CDS encoding halocyanin translates to MKGLEVGTALATGTGDGSLLAATAVSGLVTVLAAGAVYFYGWRTPPEPSFEGVRREEPAEPAVAGGRGGPMYESEVAEAETESVDHDAFDPVGTAAILAVYFLVITLTWLFMYFVEFLGNGPTVVG
- a CDS encoding cupredoxin domain-containing protein → MHVHRFERVWLVAALGMIVLFVGTVTYGAVVAGYGMVDAEGGQVDTTDPAASEDFREPGVYEGSEPGHYDVYVETRRFAFVPGTADPIRVPANSTVTFHVASVDVLHGFEVAGTNINTMAIPGQKAVVTAEFDEPREYGLVCNEYCGEGHHDMAGTLEVVPEPEFDASTEVQ